The following proteins are co-located in the Eriocheir sinensis breed Jianghai 21 chromosome 1, ASM2467909v1, whole genome shotgun sequence genome:
- the LOC126996426 gene encoding uncharacterized protein LOC126996426 isoform X2 produces MWYWYARYPFTGSLVTYSPRSFSASVVDSGVFPMWYWCAGYPFTGSLVTYTPRSFSASVVDSGVFPTWYWCAGYPFIGSLVTYTSRSFSASVVDSGVFPMWYWCAGYPFTSSLVTYTPRSFSASVVDSGVFPMWYWCAGYPFTGSLVTYGPRSFSASVVDSGVFPMWYWCAGYPFTGSLVTYTPRSFSASVVDSGVFPMWYWCAGYPFTGSLVTYTPRSFSASVVDSGVFPMWYWCAGYPFTGSLVTYTPRSFSASVVDSGVFPMWYWCAGYPFTGSLVTYTPRSFSASVVDSGVFPMWYWCAGYPFTGSLVTYTPRSFSASVVDSGVFPMWYWCAGYPFTGSLVT; encoded by the exons atgtggtattggtatgctagatatcccttcactggtagcctggtaacatatagtcccaggtctttctctgcctctgtggtggatagtggagtgtttcccatgtggtattggtgtgctggatatcccttcactggtagcctggtaacatacactcccag gtctttctctgcctctgtggtggatagtggagtgtttcccacgtggtattggtgtgctggatatcccttcattggtagcctggtaacatacacttccaggtctttctctgcctctgtggtggatagtggagtgtttcccatgtggtattggtgtgctggatatcccttcactagtagcctggtaacatacactcccaggtctttctctgcctctgtggtggatagtggagtgtttcccatgtggtattggtgtgctggatatcccttcactggtagcctggtaacatatggtcccaggtctttctctgcctctgtggtggatagtggagtgtttcccatgtggtattggtgtgctggatatcccttcactggtagcctggtaacatacactcccaggtctttctctgcctctgtggtggatagtggagtgtttcccatgtggtattggtgtgctggatatcccttcactggtagcctggtaacatacactcccaggtctttctctgcctctgtggtggatagtggagtgtttcccatgtggtattggtgtgctggatatcccttcactggtagcctggtaacatacactcccaggtctttctctgcctctgtggtggatagtggagtgtttcccatgtggtattggtgtgctggatatcccttcactggtagcctggtaacatatactcccag gtctttctctgcctctgtggtggatagtggagtgtttcccatgtggtattggtgtgctggatatcccttcactggtagcctggtaacatacactcccag gtctttctctgcctctgtggtggatagtggagtgtttcccatgtggtattggtgtgctggatatcccttcactggtagcctggtaacataa
- the LOC126996426 gene encoding uncharacterized protein LOC126996426 isoform X3 has translation MWYWYARYPFTGSLVTYSPRSFSASVVDSGVFPMWYWCAGYPFTGSLVTYTPRSFSASVVDSGVFPTWYWCAGYPFIGSLVTYTSRSFSASVVDSGVFPMWYWCAGYPFTSSLVTYTPRSFSASVVDSGVFPMWYWCAGYPFTGSLVTYGPRSFSASVVDSGVFPMWYWCAGYPFTGSLVTYTPRSFSASVVDSGVFPMWYWCAGYPFTGSLVTYTPRSFSASVVDSGVFPMWYWCAGYPFTGSLVTYTPRSFSASVVDSGVFPMWYWCAGYPFTGSLVTYTPRSFSASVVDSGVFPMWYWCAGYPFTGSLVT, from the exons atgtggtattggtatgctagatatcccttcactggtagcctggtaacatatagtcccaggtctttctctgcctctgtggtggatagtggagtgtttcccatgtggtattggtgtgctggatatcccttcactggtagcctggtaacatacactcccag gtctttctctgcctctgtggtggatagtggagtgtttcccacgtggtattggtgtgctggatatcccttcattggtagcctggtaacatacacttccaggtctttctctgcctctgtggtggatagtggagtgtttcccatgtggtattggtgtgctggatatcccttcactagtagcctggtaacatacactcccaggtctttctctgcctctgtggtggatagtggagtgtttcccatgtggtattggtgtgctggatatcccttcactggtagcctggtaacatatggtcccaggtctttctctgcctctgtggtggatagtggagtgtttcccatgtggtattggtgtgctggatatcccttcactggtagcctggtaacatacactcccaggtctttctctgcctctgtggtggatagtggagtgtttcccatgtggtattggtgtgctggatatcccttcactggtagcctggtaacatacactcccaggtctttctctgcctctgtggtggatagtggagtgtttcccatgtggtattggtgtgctggatatcccttcactggtagcctggtaacatacactcccaggtctttctctgcctctgtggtggatagtggagtgtttcccatgtggtattggtgtgctggatatcccttcactggtagcctggtaacatatactcccag gtctttctctgcctctgtggtggatagtggagtgtttcccatgtggtattggtgtgctggatatcccttcactggtagcctggtaacataa
- the LOC126996426 gene encoding uncharacterized protein LOC126996426 isoform X1 gives MWYWYARYPFTGSLVTYSPRSFSASVVDSGVFPMWYWCAGYPFTGSLVTYTPRSFSASVVDSGVFPTWYWCAGYPFIGSLVTYTSRSFSASVVDSGVFPMWYWCAGYPFTSSLVTYTPRSFSASVVDSGVFPMWYWCAGYPFTGSLVTYGPRSFSASVVDSGVFPMWYWCAGYPFTGSLVTYTPRSFSASVVDSGVFPMWYWCAGYPFTGSLVTYTPRSFSASVVDSGVFPMWYWCAGYPFTGSLVTYTPRSFSASVVDSGVFPMWYWCAGYPFTGSLVTYTPRSFSASVVDSGVFPMWYWCAGYPFTGSLVTYTPRSFSASVVDSGVFPMWYWCAGYPFTGSLVTYTPRSFSASVVDSGVFPMWYWCAGYPFTGSLVT, from the exons atgtggtattggtatgctagatatcccttcactggtagcctggtaacatatagtcccaggtctttctctgcctctgtggtggatagtggagtgtttcccatgtggtattggtgtgctggatatcccttcactggtagcctggtaacatacactcccag gtctttctctgcctctgtggtggatagtggagtgtttcccacgtggtattggtgtgctggatatcccttcattggtagcctggtaacatacacttccaggtctttctctgcctctgtggtggatagtggagtgtttcccatgtggtattggtgtgctggatatcccttcactagtagcctggtaacatacactcccaggtctttctctgcctctgtggtggatagtggagtgtttcccatgtggtattggtgtgctggatatcccttcactggtagcctggtaacatatggtcccaggtctttctctgcctctgtggtggatagtggagtgtttcccatgtggtattggtgtgctggatatcccttcactggtagcctggtaacatacactcccaggtctttctctgcctctgtggtggatagtggagtgtttcccatgtggtattggtgtgctggatatcccttcactggtagcctggtaacatacactcccaggtctttctctgcctctgtggtggatagtggagtgtttcccatgtggtattggtgtgctggatatcccttcactggtagcctggtaacatacactcccaggtctttctctgcctctgtggtggatagtggagtgtttcccatgtggtattggtgtgctggatatcccttcactggtagcctggtaacatatactcccag gtctttctctgcctctgtggtggatagtggagtgtttcccatgtggtattggtgtgctggatatcccttcactggtagcctggtaacatacactcccaggtctttctctgcctctgtggtggatagtggagtgtttcccatgtggtattggtgtgctggatatcccttcactggtagcctggtaacatacactcccag gtctttctctgcctctgtggtggatagtggagtgtttcccatgtggtattggtgtgctggatatcccttcactggtagcctggtaacataa